The proteins below are encoded in one region of Ammoniphilus sp. CFH 90114:
- the accC gene encoding acetyl-CoA carboxylase biotin carboxylase subunit, which translates to MFKKVLIANRGEIAVRVIRACRELGIQTVAVFSEADREALHVKMADEAYCIGPTASKESYLNMTNLMSVASVTHADAIHPGYGFLAENANFAELCGACNITFIGPEAEAINKMGDKSVARETMKNAGVPTVPGTEGLIEDIDEAVTIAEGIGYPVIVKATAGGGGKGMRVAYHEEDLRKAIRQAQKEAETAFGNPGVYLEKYLEEPRHIEIQIIADKHGNVAHLGERDCSIQRRHQKLVEEAPSPALHQELREQMGNAAVAAAQAVNYHGAGTVEFLLDKHGQFYFMEMNTRIQVEHPVTEMITGIDLIKEQISVAAGYLLSFTQDDIQINGWAIECRINAENPAKNFMPSPGKVEGYLPPGGYGVRVDSAVYPGYQISPFYDSMVAKLIVWGKDRDEAIQRMKRALGEFVIEGVKTTIPFHIKLLEHDAFVQGDFNTKFLETYQLKIED; encoded by the coding sequence ATGTTTAAAAAAGTATTAATAGCCAACCGTGGGGAGATTGCTGTACGTGTCATCCGCGCGTGCCGCGAATTAGGAATTCAGACCGTAGCGGTGTTCTCTGAAGCTGACCGAGAAGCTTTGCATGTGAAGATGGCCGATGAAGCGTATTGCATCGGGCCAACGGCATCAAAGGAAAGCTACTTAAATATGACGAATCTCATGAGCGTTGCATCCGTTACCCATGCTGACGCTATTCATCCCGGCTATGGATTTTTAGCAGAGAATGCTAACTTTGCCGAGCTTTGTGGTGCGTGTAACATTACCTTCATCGGTCCTGAAGCTGAAGCTATTAACAAAATGGGGGACAAGTCAGTTGCCCGTGAGACGATGAAAAACGCGGGTGTTCCAACGGTTCCAGGTACGGAAGGACTCATCGAGGATATTGATGAAGCCGTCACGATTGCAGAAGGCATAGGATATCCGGTCATCGTAAAAGCGACAGCCGGCGGCGGTGGAAAAGGGATGCGAGTAGCTTATCACGAGGAAGATCTAAGAAAAGCAATACGCCAAGCTCAAAAAGAAGCAGAGACTGCTTTCGGAAATCCAGGCGTTTACTTGGAAAAATATTTGGAAGAACCACGTCACATTGAGATCCAGATCATTGCTGACAAGCACGGAAATGTGGCTCACCTAGGCGAGCGAGATTGTTCGATTCAACGACGCCACCAAAAGCTTGTGGAAGAAGCTCCTTCACCAGCCCTACATCAGGAGCTCCGTGAACAGATGGGGAATGCTGCTGTAGCGGCCGCTCAGGCAGTTAATTATCATGGAGCCGGAACGGTCGAGTTTCTCCTAGACAAACATGGCCAGTTTTACTTTATGGAGATGAATACTCGAATTCAGGTAGAACATCCTGTTACAGAAATGATCACGGGAATTGATTTAATTAAAGAACAAATCTCGGTTGCAGCAGGTTATCTACTGTCCTTCACACAAGATGACATCCAAATCAACGGTTGGGCGATTGAGTGCCGCATTAATGCGGAAAACCCTGCTAAAAACTTCATGCCGTCTCCAGGTAAGGTAGAAGGGTACCTGCCTCCAGGTGGATATGGGGTTCGTGTAGACAGTGCGGTTTACCCAGGATACCAGATCTCTCCATTCTACGACTCCATGGTAGCTAAACTCATCGTGTGGGGTAAAGATCGCGACGAAGCCATCCAAAGAATGAAGAGAGCCCTAGGAGAATTTGTGATCGAAGGAGTAAAGACGACCATTCCATTCCATATCAAATTACTAGAGCATGACGCTTTTGTTCAAGGAGATTTCAACACGAAGTTTCTTGAAACCTATCAGTTAAAAATTGAGGATTAA
- a CDS encoding biotin/lipoyl-containing protein — translation MKLHEIKELIRLVDQSSIDELELENDGVQITLKKAPPVQEVSVIEEDTTYYVEPIYEEAAIAVESPIQEPVIEADPVNESPVQTPEKLLEVVSPWVGVFTNLTVKVGEKVEKGQILCNCNVEPLKLYHEIRSAFAGEVVEILAEEGQLIEYGQNLFVVKVD, via the coding sequence ATGAAGCTACATGAGATTAAAGAACTAATACGACTAGTAGACCAATCTTCCATCGATGAGTTGGAGCTCGAGAATGACGGGGTACAAATCACGTTGAAGAAAGCCCCACCTGTTCAAGAAGTCTCTGTCATAGAAGAAGATACAACCTATTATGTCGAACCGATATACGAAGAGGCCGCTATAGCTGTTGAATCTCCGATCCAAGAACCAGTAATAGAGGCAGATCCCGTAAACGAATCTCCCGTTCAAACTCCTGAGAAACTGCTGGAAGTGGTGTCTCCTTGGGTTGGCGTATTTACCAACCTCACGGTTAAAGTGGGAGAGAAAGTAGAAAAAGGGCAAATCCTATGCAACTGCAACGTTGAACCACTGAAACTTTACCATGAAATCAGATCTGCTTTTGCAGGAGAGGTGGTTGAGATTCTAGCAGAAGAAGGTCAACTGATTGAGTACGGACAGAATCTATTTGTGGTGAAGGTCGATTAA